Proteins found in one Paenibacillus dendritiformis genomic segment:
- a CDS encoding FecCD family ABC transporter permease, whose protein sequence is MYSKTEASSPSHPPVLRRHPARGHARVALLGAAGLAALLLSVIAGCSIGPVSIRFADTLQAILHAIGWLDHAGIPERDLMIVTAIRLPRVLVGVFVGAALSVAGTAMQGVFRNPLVEPGYLGVSSGAAAGAVIVIASGFAQHASYALPLAAFAGALAAVILILAIWRASGKPNVTTLLLLGIGINALLSAVINVVIASAPHEQQLRSIVFWLQGGLEARTWEHVQLIALPVTIAAILIALFSRTLNLLLLGDEHAQASGVPVQGTRYTILLLASFLTGTAVSVSGIIGFVGLVIPHLIRLLAGADHRHLLPLSALFGASFLVLADLASRMILQPVTLQVGVVCACIGAPLFIMMLLRRRKGNLA, encoded by the coding sequence ATGTACTCCAAGACTGAAGCAAGCAGCCCAAGCCATCCCCCCGTCCTTCGCCGCCATCCGGCCCGCGGACATGCGCGCGTCGCGCTGCTCGGCGCCGCAGGCTTGGCGGCATTGCTCTTGTCCGTCATCGCCGGCTGCTCCATCGGCCCCGTCTCCATCCGGTTCGCGGATACGCTGCAGGCTATCCTGCACGCCATCGGATGGCTGGACCATGCCGGCATTCCGGAGCGCGATCTGATGATTGTCACGGCGATCCGCCTTCCCCGCGTCTTGGTCGGCGTCTTTGTCGGCGCCGCTCTCTCCGTAGCGGGCACCGCCATGCAGGGCGTGTTCCGCAACCCGCTGGTTGAGCCGGGCTATCTCGGCGTCTCCTCGGGAGCGGCGGCCGGGGCCGTCATCGTGATTGCTTCCGGCTTCGCGCAGCACGCTTCCTACGCGCTGCCGCTGGCGGCCTTCGCCGGCGCCTTGGCTGCCGTCATCCTTATCCTCGCCATCTGGCGCGCCAGCGGCAAGCCGAATGTGACGACACTGCTGCTGCTTGGCATCGGCATCAATGCGCTCCTGTCTGCGGTCATCAATGTCGTGATTGCGAGCGCGCCCCATGAGCAGCAGCTGCGAAGCATTGTCTTCTGGCTCCAGGGCGGGCTGGAGGCGAGAACGTGGGAGCATGTGCAATTGATCGCGCTTCCGGTTACCATTGCGGCTATCCTGATCGCGTTGTTCAGCCGCACGCTGAATCTGCTGCTGTTGGGAGACGAGCATGCGCAGGCATCCGGCGTTCCCGTGCAAGGCACGCGTTACACCATCCTTCTGCTCGCCTCCTTCCTGACGGGAACCGCCGTCTCCGTCAGCGGCATCATCGGCTTCGTCGGATTGGTGATTCCGCATCTGATCCGGCTGCTGGCCGGAGCGGACCACAGGCACCTGCTTCCGCTCAGCGCGCTGTTCGGGGCGTCCTTCCTCGTGCTGGCGGATCTCGCCTCGCGAATGATCCTGCAGCCGGTTACGCTTCAGGTCGGCGTCGTCTGCGCCTGCATCGGCGCCCCTCTGTTCATCATGATGCTGCTGCGCAGAAGAAAGGGGAATCTCGCATGA
- the ilvD gene encoding dihydroxy-acid dehydratase: MTAKKKMRSDMIKKGFDRAPHRSLLRAAGVKEEDFDKPFIAVCNSYIDIIPGHVHLQEFGKIVKEAIREAGGVPFEFNTIGVDDGIAMGHIGMRYSLPSREIIADSVETVVSAHWFDGMVCIPNCDKITPGMIMGALRVNIPTIFVSGGPMKAGKDSSGRSISLSSVFEGVGAYQAGKIDDKGLMELEQYGCPTCGSCSGMFTANSMNCLAEALGIALPGNGTILAVSPERREFVRQSARQLMSIIEQDIKPRDIVTMEAIDNAFALDMAMGGSTNTVLHTLAIAREAGFEYPIERINEVAARVPHLAKVAPASDYHIEDVHNAGGVSAVLNELFKKEGALHGECITVTGQTLRENVAGCDIVDTDVIHTLSNPHSEQGGLAVLFGNLAPEGAIVKVGAVDPSVGGRHVGPAICFDSQDEALAGIANGKVKEGHVVVIRYEGPKGGPGMPEMLAPTSQIVGMGLGAKVGLITDGRFSGASRGISIGHISPEAAEGGPIAFVEDGDIIELDLTNRKIELQVPDEVLEQRRAAWKPFEPKVKTGYLARYSKLVTNASQGGILKI; the protein is encoded by the coding sequence ATGACAGCCAAAAAGAAAATGCGTTCAGACATGATTAAGAAGGGCTTCGATCGTGCGCCTCACCGCAGTCTGCTGCGTGCAGCGGGCGTGAAGGAAGAGGATTTTGACAAGCCGTTCATTGCGGTATGCAACTCGTATATCGACATCATTCCCGGACACGTCCATTTGCAGGAATTCGGCAAGATTGTCAAGGAAGCGATCCGGGAAGCGGGCGGCGTGCCGTTCGAATTCAATACAATCGGGGTCGACGACGGGATTGCGATGGGCCATATCGGCATGCGGTACTCGCTGCCAAGCCGCGAGATTATCGCCGATTCGGTAGAGACGGTCGTCTCCGCCCACTGGTTCGACGGAATGGTCTGCATTCCGAACTGCGACAAGATTACGCCGGGCATGATTATGGGTGCGCTGCGCGTCAACATTCCGACGATCTTCGTCAGCGGCGGTCCGATGAAGGCGGGCAAAGACTCTTCCGGACGTTCGATCTCCTTGTCCAGCGTGTTCGAGGGTGTCGGCGCCTATCAAGCAGGCAAGATTGACGACAAGGGATTGATGGAGCTGGAACAGTACGGCTGCCCTACCTGCGGCTCCTGTTCGGGCATGTTCACCGCGAACTCGATGAACTGCCTGGCGGAAGCGCTTGGCATCGCCTTGCCGGGCAACGGCACCATTCTTGCCGTATCTCCGGAACGCCGGGAATTCGTCCGTCAGTCGGCCCGCCAGCTCATGAGCATAATCGAGCAGGACATCAAGCCGCGTGATATCGTCACGATGGAAGCTATCGATAACGCCTTTGCGCTCGACATGGCGATGGGCGGATCGACCAATACGGTCCTGCATACGCTCGCTATCGCGCGCGAAGCCGGATTCGAATACCCGATCGAGCGGATTAACGAAGTGGCGGCCCGCGTGCCTCATCTGGCCAAGGTAGCGCCGGCTTCCGATTATCATATTGAAGATGTGCACAATGCAGGCGGCGTCAGCGCCGTTTTGAATGAACTGTTCAAGAAGGAAGGGGCCCTTCACGGCGAGTGCATCACCGTGACCGGTCAGACGCTGCGCGAGAATGTCGCCGGCTGCGACATCGTGGATACCGATGTCATCCACACCTTGTCCAATCCTCACAGCGAACAAGGCGGATTGGCCGTATTGTTCGGCAACCTGGCGCCGGAAGGCGCTATCGTCAAGGTCGGCGCCGTCGATCCGTCGGTCGGCGGACGCCATGTCGGCCCGGCGATCTGCTTCGATTCCCAGGACGAGGCCTTGGCCGGAATCGCGAACGGCAAGGTGAAGGAAGGCCATGTCGTCGTCATCCGCTACGAAGGGCCGAAGGGCGGTCCCGGCATGCCGGAGATGCTCGCCCCGACGTCGCAGATCGTCGGCATGGGTCTCGGCGCCAAGGTGGGCCTCATTACCGACGGGCGCTTCTCCGGAGCGTCCCGCGGAATCAGCATCGGCCATATCTCGCCGGAAGCGGCCGAAGGCGGACCGATTGCGTTCGTGGAAGACGGCGATATCATTGAGCTCGATCTGACGAACCGCAAAATCGAGCTGCAGGTGCCGGACGAGGTTCTTGAGCAGCGGCGCGCGGCGTGGAAGCCGTTCGAGCCGAAGGTCAAGACCGGCTATCTGGCCCGCTATTCCAAGCTCGTGACGAATGCCAGCCAAGGCGGCATTCTCAAAATTTAA
- a CDS encoding alanine racemase: MDSSERNGSYRDENREAARAAAAGTPFACLDLDALEHNAGQVLRLSGQKPVRLATKSLRCVQAVKHLLTLHPRFQGVMCYHPQEAAALLEAGVSDVLMGYPTLDRPALARLAGLRRQGKEIVLMADDGSQLRAAEQAAREQQICFDICLDIDMSSAFGGLHFGVRRSPLRSEASVLELADAIRRSPHLRLAGVMGYEAQLAGVPDAKPGQKLMSAAIRYVKRRSEAEVAARRAAIVRALRCEGHELRFVNGGGSGSLRFTASDESVTELTAGSAFYAPALFDGYADLTLRPAAVFALPVVRVAAPGIYTCFGGGYIASGEAGADRLPQPIWPPGGHLLPREGAGEVQTPVRYPDGADPLRPGDLIWFRHAKAGELAERFREFVAVKQGACIGTWATYRGEGWCFG; encoded by the coding sequence ATGGACAGTTCCGAGCGCAACGGGAGCTACCGGGACGAGAACCGGGAAGCGGCACGAGCGGCCGCCGCCGGCACGCCGTTCGCCTGCCTCGATCTGGATGCGCTGGAGCATAATGCGGGCCAGGTGCTTAGGCTGAGCGGACAGAAGCCGGTGCGTCTGGCGACCAAATCGCTGCGCTGCGTCCAGGCGGTCAAGCATCTGCTGACGCTGCATCCCCGCTTCCAGGGCGTCATGTGCTACCATCCACAGGAAGCGGCCGCCCTCCTGGAGGCGGGCGTCTCCGACGTGCTGATGGGCTATCCGACGCTGGACCGGCCGGCCTTGGCCCGCTTGGCCGGATTGCGCCGCCAAGGGAAGGAGATCGTCCTGATGGCGGATGACGGCAGCCAGCTGCGGGCCGCCGAGCAAGCCGCCCGCGAGCAGCAGATCTGCTTCGATATCTGTCTCGATATCGACATGTCCTCCGCGTTCGGCGGCCTCCACTTCGGCGTGCGCCGTTCGCCGCTGCGCAGCGAAGCTTCCGTGCTGGAGCTGGCGGACGCGATCCGCCGCTCCCCGCATCTGCGGCTGGCCGGCGTGATGGGCTATGAAGCGCAGCTGGCGGGCGTTCCCGACGCGAAGCCCGGGCAGAAGCTGATGAGTGCCGCCATCCGCTATGTGAAGCGGCGCTCTGAGGCGGAGGTGGCGGCGCGCCGGGCGGCGATCGTCCGCGCGCTTCGCTGCGAAGGCCACGAGCTCCGCTTCGTGAACGGGGGCGGCAGCGGCAGCCTGCGCTTCACGGCGTCCGACGAGTCGGTGACGGAGCTGACGGCCGGATCGGCGTTCTATGCGCCGGCGCTGTTCGACGGGTACGCGGATCTGACGCTGCGGCCGGCGGCCGTCTTCGCCCTGCCGGTGGTGCGGGTGGCCGCACCCGGCATCTATACCTGCTTCGGCGGAGGGTATATCGCGTCCGGCGAAGCGGGGGCGGACCGATTGCCGCAGCCGATCTGGCCCCCCGGCGGGCATCTGCTGCCGCGGGAAGGAGCGGGGGAGGTGCAGACGCCCGTCCGTTACCCGGACGGTGCAGATCCGCTGCGGCCGGGCGATCTGATCTGGTTCCGGCATGCGAAGGCCGGAGAGCTGGCGGAGCGGTTCCGCGAGTTCGTCGCCGTCAAGCAGGGAGCCTGCATCGGGACATGGGCTACGTATCGCGGAGAAGGGTGGTGCTTCGGATGA
- a CDS encoding D-arabinono-1,4-lactone oxidase: MKQWRNWAGNVRCEPERWWEPEGEADVAELLREAQRQGRKVRIVGSGHSFTPLGEAEEWLVRLPRMTGLVQLDESARTVTVRAGTTLRELGGRLLERGWAMENLGDIDRQTIGGAVGTGTHGTGSGFGSLSTQVTAIRAVLGNGRIAEVSEGDTGEKQEMFKALQVSFGTIGIMTELTLRIVPAERMRLASFRSTLEETLERLEEYRSGNRHFEFFWFPYSGGTQVKTINPTDAPVSKRGRWKEWSAYAVENGLFWGMSEACRIAPRLSAGISRLSARFVPVSDEVGRGPRLFVTPRHVKFMEMEYSVPAAAMRPVLLEMKRLLERRRYSVHFPIECRYVKGDDMWLSPAYGRDSAYIALHMYKGMPYEPYFRDMEQILLAYDGRPHWGKWHSRTAAQLAGMYPKWKDAARIREAADPRGVLMNRYVARLISPTAR, translated from the coding sequence ATGAAGCAGTGGCGCAATTGGGCGGGCAATGTCCGCTGCGAGCCGGAACGGTGGTGGGAGCCGGAGGGTGAAGCGGACGTGGCGGAGCTGCTGCGGGAAGCGCAGCGGCAAGGCCGCAAGGTGCGCATCGTGGGGTCCGGGCATTCGTTCACTCCGCTCGGGGAGGCGGAGGAATGGCTCGTGCGGCTGCCGCGGATGACCGGTCTGGTGCAGCTGGACGAGAGCGCCCGCACGGTGACGGTGCGGGCCGGCACGACGCTGCGCGAATTAGGCGGGCGGCTGCTTGAACGGGGCTGGGCGATGGAGAATCTGGGCGACATCGACCGGCAGACGATCGGGGGCGCGGTCGGGACGGGAACCCATGGCACGGGGAGCGGCTTCGGCAGTCTGTCCACCCAGGTGACCGCGATCCGCGCCGTCCTGGGGAACGGCCGCATCGCCGAAGTGAGCGAAGGAGATACGGGAGAGAAGCAGGAGATGTTCAAGGCGCTGCAGGTCTCCTTCGGGACGATCGGCATCATGACCGAGCTGACGCTGCGGATCGTTCCCGCGGAGAGGATGCGGCTTGCCAGCTTCCGCTCCACCTTGGAAGAGACGCTGGAGAGGCTGGAGGAATATCGGAGCGGGAACCGCCATTTTGAATTTTTCTGGTTTCCTTATTCCGGCGGGACGCAGGTGAAGACGATTAACCCGACCGACGCGCCGGTATCGAAGCGCGGAAGATGGAAGGAGTGGAGCGCCTACGCGGTGGAGAACGGCTTGTTCTGGGGGATGTCGGAAGCATGCCGCATCGCTCCGCGGCTCAGCGCCGGAATCAGCCGCCTGTCGGCGCGCTTCGTGCCGGTAAGCGACGAGGTCGGCCGGGGGCCTCGCCTGTTCGTTACGCCAAGGCATGTCAAGTTCATGGAAATGGAGTACAGCGTGCCGGCCGCCGCGATGCGCCCCGTCCTCCTGGAGATGAAGCGGCTGTTGGAGCGGCGGCGGTATTCCGTCCATTTCCCAATCGAATGCCGGTATGTCAAGGGGGATGATATGTGGCTGTCGCCCGCCTACGGCCGGGACTCGGCTTACATCGCGCTTCATATGTATAAAGGGATGCCTTACGAGCCGTATTTCCGCGACATGGAGCAGATTCTGCTCGCCTATGATGGTCGGCCGCATTGGGGTAAATGGCATTCCCGGACCGCTGCGCAGTTGGCTGGCATGTATCCGAAATGGAAGGACGCCGCCCGCATCAGGGAAGCGGCGGATCCGCGAGGCGTGCTGATGAACCGGTATGTGGCGCGTCTAATCTCGCCAACCGCCCGGTAA
- a CDS encoding acyltransferase family protein, producing the protein MQERRWNQASSGLKSAVSLRSGETFGLNLRFMLIVCVFVANAIEPLIGTMPELKGLFVWIFTFHMPLFVFVTGYFARSNLNGRAGWAVMKQIGIQYVIFQSLYSLLDVTLFHVPGMKHSFFIPYLLLWFLIGHLIWRAILMLFTRWQVRHPVILAAIIGIAAGFLPIDGAWLGLSRTLVYLPFFAVGYLFRDDAFQRFAASRFRPLAAGLSAGLLLVLLLWPNALHPEWLMNHMTFRELGWLEQSPWYAIGMRLFIYALEIVASVAFLAWVPLHAGWITGLGRRTLYVFLLHGLIIRMLVVSGLYHYITTGPQAVLLILASLACTVLLAQPAVRSLCRPIIEPHWNGIGGWHRMSVFHRGMKQG; encoded by the coding sequence ATGCAGGAGCGAAGGTGGAATCAAGCCTCCTCCGGGTTGAAGTCGGCCGTGTCCTTAAGGAGTGGAGAGACCTTCGGATTGAATTTGCGGTTCATGCTCATTGTATGCGTGTTTGTCGCCAATGCGATTGAGCCGCTCATCGGCACCATGCCCGAGCTAAAAGGTTTGTTCGTTTGGATTTTTACGTTTCATATGCCGTTGTTCGTCTTCGTCACGGGCTATTTCGCCCGCAGCAATCTGAACGGCCGTGCGGGCTGGGCCGTGATGAAGCAAATCGGCATCCAGTATGTCATTTTTCAATCGCTATATTCGCTGCTTGATGTCACGCTGTTCCACGTCCCGGGAATGAAGCACTCGTTCTTCATTCCGTACCTGTTGTTGTGGTTCCTGATCGGACATTTGATCTGGCGTGCCATCCTGATGCTGTTCACCCGTTGGCAGGTTCGCCATCCGGTCATCCTGGCGGCCATCATCGGCATTGCCGCGGGATTTCTCCCGATAGACGGAGCCTGGCTCGGTCTGTCCCGGACGTTGGTCTATTTACCCTTCTTCGCGGTTGGATACCTCTTCCGCGACGATGCTTTCCAGCGGTTCGCCGCTTCCCGCTTCCGGCCGTTGGCCGCAGGCTTGTCCGCCGGATTGCTGCTTGTGCTTCTTCTGTGGCCGAACGCGCTCCATCCGGAATGGCTGATGAACCATATGACGTTCCGCGAGCTCGGCTGGCTGGAGCAATCCCCATGGTACGCCATCGGGATGCGCCTGTTCATATACGCGCTGGAGATTGTCGCATCCGTCGCGTTCTTGGCCTGGGTGCCCCTTCATGCCGGTTGGATTACCGGATTGGGGCGGCGGACGCTGTACGTGTTCTTGCTCCATGGCCTCATCATCCGGATGCTTGTCGTCTCCGGACTGTACCATTATATTACGACCGGCCCGCAAGCCGTTCTGCTGATTCTGGCTTCGCTTGCCTGCACCGTGCTGCTCGCGCAGCCGGCCGTACGGTCGCTATGCCGCCCGATTATCGAACCGCATTGGAACGGTATCGGAGGCTGGCACCGCATGTCGGTATTCCATCGCGGCATGAAGCAGGGTTAA
- a CDS encoding YwiC-like family protein — protein MSKEHPNRRSKLLRAYIPNQHGAWAMLIIPFAAGMFASKPQAIHAWIGIAWLAAYCGSFAGLQWIKTGRAIVYRGPVIVYGAACALAGSAVLVMRPDIWWMGAVMLPLLLLNAAFAKRNRERHLVNDFLAVLQFCWMLPIAFEAGGGTDWSLAWRAFAACLLYFAGTIFYVKTMIREKGSRLYYGLSVGVHIVAAAAVGLMLPLWAALPFVALFLRAVWMPGQKVTIKQVGIAEIVFSIVMAIPLIAVITP, from the coding sequence ATGTCGAAGGAACATCCCAACCGCAGATCGAAGCTTCTGCGGGCCTATATTCCGAATCAGCACGGAGCGTGGGCGATGCTCATCATTCCGTTCGCTGCGGGCATGTTCGCCAGCAAGCCGCAAGCCATTCACGCCTGGATCGGAATCGCCTGGCTGGCCGCCTATTGCGGATCGTTCGCCGGCCTGCAGTGGATCAAGACCGGACGGGCCATCGTATATCGAGGCCCGGTGATTGTATATGGCGCCGCGTGCGCGCTCGCCGGGAGCGCCGTATTGGTGATGCGGCCGGATATTTGGTGGATGGGCGCCGTCATGCTGCCGTTGCTGCTGCTGAACGCGGCGTTCGCCAAGCGGAATCGGGAACGCCATCTCGTCAACGATTTTTTGGCCGTCCTCCAATTTTGCTGGATGCTCCCGATTGCTTTCGAAGCAGGCGGGGGAACGGATTGGAGCCTGGCGTGGCGGGCCTTTGCCGCTTGCTTGCTTTATTTTGCCGGAACGATATTTTATGTGAAGACGATGATTCGCGAGAAAGGGAGCCGGCTGTACTATGGCTTGTCCGTCGGCGTCCATATCGTGGCCGCGGCAGCCGTGGGCCTCATGCTTCCCCTGTGGGCCGCTCTTCCGTTCGTGGCGCTGTTCCTGCGCGCGGTCTGGATGCCTGGCCAGAAGGTAACGATCAAGCAGGTCGGCATTGCGGAGATCGTCTTCAGCATCGTGATGGCGATCCCGTTAATCGCTGTGATCACTCCGTAG
- a CDS encoding sugar kinase, translating into MKALSINVPEVVTFGEAMALLSSADTRGLEYAQTVMKSFGGAESNVAIGLARLGHRAGWCGRLGRDPLGRHIVKAIRGEGVDVSRVEMAPDAPTGLMMRELVAQKSSVYYYRAGSAASRMTPGHLDKDYIRSARLLHVTGITCALSESCAETVYEAVAVAKAAGVKVSFDPNLRLKLWTMEAAREKLLPLAREADYFLPGLDELKLLYGTEDEQGIFRRLSELPGISIVKGGPGMNYVVQGSRIDEVPYELVEHVVDTVGAGDAFCAGFLSGILQGADAVEAVRLGNITGAMVVQAFGDWEALPTAEQLQAVLNRAVHIER; encoded by the coding sequence ATGAAAGCGCTGTCAATAAATGTCCCGGAGGTCGTCACGTTCGGCGAAGCGATGGCCTTGCTCAGCTCCGCGGACACGAGGGGCTTGGAATATGCGCAGACGGTGATGAAATCGTTCGGGGGAGCGGAGAGCAATGTGGCCATCGGGCTGGCCCGCCTCGGACACCGGGCAGGCTGGTGCGGCCGTCTGGGCCGGGATCCGCTCGGCCGGCACATCGTCAAGGCGATTCGCGGCGAAGGAGTGGATGTGTCCCGCGTCGAGATGGCGCCGGATGCGCCGACCGGACTGATGATGAGGGAACTGGTCGCCCAGAAATCATCCGTTTATTATTACCGCGCGGGCTCTGCGGCAAGCCGCATGACGCCGGGGCATCTGGACAAGGACTATATCCGCTCGGCCCGGCTGCTTCATGTAACCGGGATTACTTGCGCCTTGAGCGAGAGCTGTGCCGAGACGGTCTATGAAGCGGTCGCCGTCGCGAAGGCCGCCGGCGTGAAGGTGAGCTTCGATCCGAATCTGCGGCTGAAGCTGTGGACGATGGAAGCCGCCCGGGAGAAGCTGCTGCCGCTGGCGCGCGAGGCGGACTACTTCCTGCCGGGACTGGACGAATTGAAGCTGCTGTACGGCACCGAGGATGAGCAAGGCATCTTCCGGCGCCTGTCCGAGCTGCCCGGCATCAGCATTGTCAAAGGCGGACCGGGCATGAACTATGTCGTTCAGGGGAGCCGCATCGACGAGGTTCCGTACGAGCTGGTGGAGCATGTCGTCGATACGGTCGGCGCCGGCGATGCCTTCTGCGCCGGATTTCTGTCCGGCATACTGCAGGGGGCCGATGCCGTGGAGGCGGTTCGTCTCGGCAATATCACCGGCGCGATGGTCGTGCAGGCATTCGGAGATTGGGAGGCCTTGCCGACGGCCGAGCAGTTGCAGGCGGTATTGAACCGGGCGGTGCATATCGAACGGTAG
- a CDS encoding bifunctional 2-keto-4-hydroxyglutarate aldolase/2-keto-3-deoxy-6-phosphogluconate aldolase, giving the protein MDKIRVIQQIQEHGVVAVLRGDSPDEVVEMAGQAIEGGIRIIEVTMTVPHALHAIEQLRRMYSSKSSSSDRFAVIGAGTVLEPVTARSSILAGAEFVVGPSLNPETITMCNLYRVPVLPGVMTIAEVQRALELGVDVVKLFPGNLYDPSIIKTIKGPLPQANLMPTGGVDVHNLGDWIRSGAFAVGIGSDLTKEAKASGDLALVRRKAEQYMEAFRRAKEQIARG; this is encoded by the coding sequence ATGGATAAGATTAGAGTGATTCAGCAAATTCAAGAGCATGGCGTTGTCGCCGTACTGCGGGGAGACTCTCCGGATGAAGTGGTGGAGATGGCGGGACAAGCCATCGAGGGCGGCATCCGCATTATTGAGGTGACGATGACCGTTCCCCATGCGCTCCATGCGATAGAGCAGCTGCGGAGAATGTATTCCTCGAAGTCCTCCAGCAGCGATCGCTTCGCGGTCATCGGCGCTGGCACCGTGTTGGAGCCGGTTACGGCCCGCTCCAGCATTTTGGCGGGGGCTGAGTTCGTCGTCGGTCCATCGCTCAACCCCGAGACGATCACGATGTGCAATCTGTACCGCGTGCCCGTTCTGCCGGGTGTCATGACGATTGCGGAAGTGCAGCGCGCACTCGAGCTGGGGGTTGATGTGGTGAAGCTGTTCCCGGGCAACCTGTATGATCCGTCCATCATCAAGACGATCAAAGGCCCGCTGCCGCAGGCGAACCTGATGCCGACCGGCGGCGTCGATGTCCACAATCTGGGCGATTGGATTCGGTCCGGCGCGTTTGCCGTCGGGATCGGCTCGGATTTGACCAAGGAAGCGAAAGCGTCCGGCGATCTTGCTCTCGTCCGCCGCAAGGCAGAACAGTATATGGAGGCATTCCGCCGTGCGAAGGAGCAGATCGCCCGCGGATAA